A window of Leclercia adecarboxylata contains these coding sequences:
- the rne gene encoding ribonuclease E translates to MKRMLINATQQEELRVALVDGQRLYDLDIESPGHEQKKANIYKGKITRIEPSLEAAFVDYGAERHGFLPLKEIAREYFPSNYNAHGRPNIKDVLREGQEVIVQIDKEERGNKGAALTTFISLAGSYLVLMPNNPRAGGISRRIEGDDRTELKEALASLELPDGMGLIVRTAGVGKSAEALQWDLSFRLKHWEAIQKAAESRPAPFLIHQESNVIVRAFRDYLRQDIGEILIDNPKVLELARQHIAALGRPDFTSKIKLYTGEIPLFSHYQIESQIESAFQREVRLPSGGSIVIDSTEALTAIDINSARATRGGDIEETAFNTNLEAADEIARQLRLRDLGGLIVIDFIDMTPVRHQRAVENRLREAVRQDRARIQISHISRFGLLEMSRQRLSPSLGESSHHVCPRCSGTGTVRDNESLSLSILRLIEEEALKENTKEVHAIVPVPVASYLLNEKRAAVSAIESRLSGVRCVIVPNDQMQTPHYSVLRVRKGEETSTLSYMLPKLHEEAMALPSEEEYSERKLPEQPALAAFVMPEAPPAPAQETVAAKPAAEASQPTEQHGLLSRFFSALKKMFAGEEPQPAPAPVEKKEEKQERSPDRRKRQNNRRDRNERRDNRSDSSEGREGSDSRDNRDNREGRERREGRDDNRRNRREKPQQNAEDREIRQPVTEESDKGRQRDEQQPRRERNRRRNDDKRQAQQEVKALNREEETAQDAEQEERVQVMPRRKQRQLSQKVRFESQTEEAAVEAVAPQAAPAQSTEVAKVDLPAVIENAPEQEENAEGRENAGMPRRSRRSPRHLRVSGQRRRRYRDERYPLQSPMPLAIACASPEMASGKAWIRYPVARPQEPQFEEQNVAAEPVAPVAPAAAEVITEAAAVVIPEPQVAEVETSHPEVIAAPVAEQPQIVTPEDAVVAEQVVEEAVAAEPAETTDVAAEPQPVVNVEVETEVQPEIEIDVEPVEVAEAEPEVTDAVDVNAPEVKPAPEVTPAPEVKPAPAVKAHAEAHHATAPMTRAPAPEYVAEAPRHSDWVRPAFEFDGKGAAGGHSATHQATAPATRPQPAE, encoded by the coding sequence ATGAAAAGAATGTTAATCAACGCAACTCAGCAAGAAGAGTTGCGTGTCGCCCTTGTGGATGGGCAGCGTCTGTACGATCTGGATATCGAAAGTCCTGGACACGAACAGAAAAAAGCGAACATTTACAAAGGCAAAATCACCCGCATTGAACCCAGCCTTGAAGCCGCATTTGTCGATTACGGTGCCGAGCGTCATGGTTTCCTCCCGCTAAAAGAGATCGCTCGCGAGTACTTCCCTTCCAACTATAACGCCCATGGCCGTCCAAACATCAAAGATGTTCTGCGTGAAGGTCAGGAAGTTATTGTCCAGATTGATAAAGAAGAGCGCGGCAACAAAGGCGCGGCACTGACAACCTTTATTAGCCTGGCTGGCAGCTACCTCGTTCTGATGCCAAACAACCCGCGTGCGGGTGGCATCTCTCGCCGCATCGAAGGCGACGACCGTACCGAGCTGAAAGAAGCGCTGGCAAGCCTTGAGCTGCCGGACGGCATGGGGCTGATTGTCCGTACCGCAGGCGTTGGCAAATCCGCCGAAGCGCTGCAGTGGGACCTGAGCTTCCGTCTGAAGCACTGGGAAGCGATTCAGAAAGCTGCTGAAAGCCGCCCTGCTCCATTCCTGATCCACCAGGAAAGTAATGTTATCGTACGTGCCTTCCGTGACTATCTGCGTCAGGACATCGGCGAAATTCTGATTGATAACCCGAAAGTGCTTGAGCTGGCTCGCCAGCACATCGCTGCCCTGGGGCGTCCTGATTTCACCAGTAAAATTAAACTGTACACCGGTGAGATCCCGCTGTTCAGCCACTACCAGATTGAATCGCAGATTGAATCTGCCTTCCAGCGTGAAGTCCGTCTGCCATCCGGTGGGTCGATCGTTATCGACAGCACCGAAGCGCTGACCGCCATCGACATCAACTCCGCCCGAGCAACCCGCGGCGGCGATATCGAAGAGACGGCGTTCAACACCAACCTGGAAGCGGCAGACGAGATTGCACGTCAGCTGCGTCTGCGTGACCTCGGTGGCCTGATTGTTATCGACTTCATCGACATGACCCCAGTACGTCACCAGCGCGCGGTGGAAAACCGCCTGCGTGAAGCGGTGCGTCAGGATCGTGCGCGCATTCAGATCAGCCATATCTCCCGTTTTGGCCTGCTGGAGATGTCCCGTCAGCGTCTGAGCCCGTCCCTGGGCGAATCCAGCCACCACGTCTGCCCACGCTGTAGCGGCACCGGCACCGTGCGTGACAATGAATCGCTGTCGCTCTCTATTCTGCGTCTCATCGAAGAAGAAGCGCTGAAAGAGAACACCAAAGAAGTCCATGCCATTGTACCTGTTCCGGTTGCCTCCTACCTGCTGAACGAAAAACGTGCTGCGGTAAGCGCAATTGAATCCCGTCTGAGCGGCGTACGCTGCGTGATCGTGCCAAACGACCAGATGCAGACCCCGCACTACTCCGTGCTGCGCGTGCGCAAAGGTGAAGAGACATCTACCCTGAGCTACATGCTGCCTAAGCTGCATGAAGAAGCGATGGCGCTGCCGTCAGAGGAAGAGTACTCAGAGCGTAAACTGCCTGAGCAACCTGCCCTCGCCGCGTTCGTAATGCCTGAAGCGCCACCTGCCCCCGCGCAGGAGACCGTTGCGGCTAAACCAGCAGCAGAAGCCAGCCAACCGACTGAGCAGCATGGCCTGCTGAGCCGCTTCTTCAGCGCGCTGAAGAAAATGTTTGCAGGCGAAGAGCCGCAGCCAGCCCCGGCGCCGGTTGAGAAGAAAGAAGAGAAACAGGAGCGTTCACCGGATCGTCGTAAACGTCAGAACAATCGTCGTGACCGCAACGAGCGCCGCGATAACCGTTCAGACAGCAGCGAAGGTCGTGAGGGCAGCGATAGCCGTGACAATCGCGACAACCGTGAGGGTCGTGAGCGCCGCGAAGGGCGTGACGATAACCGTCGCAACCGCCGCGAAAAGCCGCAGCAGAACGCAGAAGATCGTGAAATTCGCCAGCCGGTCACCGAAGAGTCTGACAAAGGCAGACAGCGTGATGAGCAGCAGCCGCGCCGCGAGCGTAACCGTCGTCGTAATGATGACAAGCGCCAGGCACAGCAGGAAGTTAAAGCGCTGAATCGCGAAGAAGAGACCGCGCAGGATGCTGAGCAGGAAGAGCGCGTTCAGGTTATGCCACGCCGTAAGCAGCGTCAGCTAAGCCAGAAGGTGCGCTTCGAGTCTCAGACCGAAGAGGCAGCGGTTGAAGCAGTCGCGCCTCAGGCTGCGCCAGCCCAGAGCACCGAAGTGGCTAAAGTCGATCTGCCTGCCGTTATCGAAAACGCACCTGAGCAGGAAGAGAACGCGGAAGGCCGTGAAAACGCTGGCATGCCGCGTCGTTCACGTCGCTCCCCACGTCACCTGCGTGTGAGCGGTCAGCGTCGTCGTCGCTATCGTGACGAGCGTTATCCGCTGCAGTCTCCAATGCCGCTGGCTATTGCCTGTGCGTCACCAGAGATGGCATCAGGTAAGGCCTGGATCCGTTATCCGGTTGCCCGTCCTCAGGAGCCACAGTTTGAAGAGCAGAACGTTGCTGCTGAACCTGTAGCGCCTGTTGCGCCAGCCGCCGCTGAGGTTATCACTGAGGCAGCTGCCGTTGTGATCCCTGAACCGCAGGTTGCTGAAGTTGAAACTTCACATCCGGAAGTGATTGCTGCACCTGTGGCTGAACAACCGCAGATCGTCACCCCTGAAGACGCCGTTGTCGCAGAACAGGTCGTGGAAGAAGCTGTCGCTGCTGAACCGGCTGAAACCACCGACGTTGCAGCCGAGCCGCAGCCGGTCGTGAACGTTGAAGTGGAAACTGAAGTTCAACCTGAAATCGAAATTGATGTTGAACCGGTTGAGGTTGCTGAAGCGGAACCTGAAGTCACTGACGCCGTGGACGTCAACGCGCCAGAAGTGAAGCCAGCACCTGAAGTGACGCCAGCACCTGAGGTGAAACCAGCCCCAGCCGTCAAAGCTCACGCTGAAGCGCATCACGCCACTGCCCCAATGACCCGTGCTCCGGCACCGGAATATGTTGCAGAAGCGCCGCGCCACAGCGACTGGGTACGTCCGGCATTTGAGTTCGACGGTAAAGGCGCTGCAGGCGGTCATAGCGCCACGCATCAGGCCACTGCGCCAGCCACACGCCCACAGCCGGCTGAATAA
- the rluC gene encoding 23S rRNA pseudouridine(955/2504/2580) synthase RluC, which produces MKTETPAVKMVAITDDEAGQRIDNFLRTQLKGVPKSMIYRILRKGEVRVNKKRIKPEYKLEAGDEVRIPPVRVAEREEEAVSPHLNKVAALADVILYEDDHILVLNKPSGTAVHGGSGLSFGVIEGLRALRPEARFLELVHRLDRDTSGVLLVAKKRSALRSLHEQLREKGMQKDYLALVRGQWQSHVKVVQAPLLKNILQSGERIVRVSQEGKPSETRFKVEERYEFATLVRCSPVTGRTHQIRVHTLHAGHPIAFDDRYGDREFDKQLAGTGLSRLFLHAAALKFTHPGTGEVIRIEAPMDEQLKRCLKVLRG; this is translated from the coding sequence ATGAAAACAGAGACTCCAGCCGTAAAAATGGTTGCCATTACCGATGATGAAGCGGGGCAACGCATCGACAACTTTTTGCGCACCCAGTTGAAGGGTGTGCCAAAGAGCATGATTTATCGCATCCTGCGTAAGGGTGAAGTGCGTGTGAATAAGAAACGCATCAAACCTGAATACAAACTTGAAGCGGGTGATGAAGTGCGCATTCCGCCCGTGCGCGTAGCCGAGCGGGAAGAAGAGGCGGTATCGCCGCATCTCAATAAAGTCGCCGCGCTGGCGGATGTGATTTTATATGAAGACGACCATATCCTGGTGCTTAACAAACCGTCCGGCACCGCCGTACACGGCGGCAGCGGATTGAGCTTCGGCGTCATTGAAGGCCTGCGTGCACTGCGTCCGGAAGCCCGCTTCCTTGAGCTGGTTCATCGCCTTGACCGCGATACCTCTGGCGTATTGCTGGTGGCGAAAAAGCGTTCGGCGCTGCGTTCACTGCATGAACAGCTGCGTGAGAAAGGGATGCAAAAGGACTACCTCGCGCTGGTACGCGGCCAGTGGCAATCGCATGTTAAAGTGGTGCAGGCGCCGTTACTGAAAAATATCCTGCAAAGCGGTGAACGTATTGTCCGCGTGAGTCAGGAAGGCAAACCGTCTGAAACGCGATTCAAAGTTGAAGAGCGTTATGAATTCGCTACCCTGGTACGCTGCAGCCCGGTGACCGGCCGTACTCACCAGATCCGTGTTCATACTCTGCATGCGGGGCACCCTATCGCCTTTGACGATCGCTATGGAGACCGTGAGTTTGATAAGCAGCTGGCCGGTACGGGCTTATCGCGTCTGTTCCTGCACGCCGCCGCGCTGAAGTTTACCCATCCGGGTACCGGCGAGGTAATACGTATTGAAGCCCCGATGGACGAACAGCTGAAACGCTGTCTTAAAGTTCTGCGCGGTTGA
- a CDS encoding Maf family protein translates to MPNLILASTSPYRRVLLEKLGVPLECAAPDVDESPLPGESPRHLVVRLAQEKAKSLAARFPDHLIIGSDQVCVLDGIITGKPHTEENARQQLLKARGNIVTFYTGLALYNSATGHLQTECEPFDVHFRHLSEQEIEDYVRKERPLNCAGSFKSEGLGIALFDRLDGRDPNTLVGLPLIALCQMLRREHSNPLVA, encoded by the coding sequence ATGCCAAATCTTATTCTCGCCTCGACTTCGCCCTACCGCCGCGTGCTGCTGGAAAAACTTGGCGTACCTTTAGAATGCGCCGCGCCGGACGTGGATGAAAGTCCGCTCCCCGGTGAGTCGCCACGGCATCTGGTGGTACGTCTGGCGCAGGAAAAAGCGAAAAGTCTGGCAGCGCGATTTCCTGACCATCTCATTATAGGTTCCGATCAGGTTTGCGTCCTTGATGGAATCATCACCGGTAAACCGCACACCGAAGAGAATGCGCGCCAGCAGCTGCTGAAAGCCCGCGGCAATATCGTGACCTTCTATACCGGCCTCGCCCTCTATAACAGCGCTACGGGTCATCTGCAGACGGAATGCGAGCCCTTTGATGTTCACTTCCGCCATCTCAGCGAACAGGAGATTGAGGACTATGTTCGCAAAGAGCGTCCGTTAAACTGCGCGGGCAGCTTTAAGAGTGAAGGATTGGGAATTGCGTTGTTCGACAGGCTGGACGGGCGTGACCCGAACACGTTAGTGGGATTACCGCTGATTGCGCTGTGCCAGATGCTCCGCCGCGAACATTCTAATCCCCTGGTGGCGTGA
- the yceD gene encoding 23S rRNA accumulation protein YceD produces the protein MQKVKLPLTLDPVRTAQKRLDYEGIYTRDQAERIAESVVSVDSDVECSMSFEIDPQRLAVITGDAKVSVTLECQRCGKPFPLHVHTTYCFSPVRSDEQAEALPEAYEPIEVNEFGEIDLLALVEDEIILTLPVVPVHDSEHCEVSEADMVFGELPDEAQKPNPFAVLASLKRK, from the coding sequence ATGCAAAAGGTAAAATTACCCCTGACTCTTGATCCGGTTCGTACGGCTCAAAAACGCCTTGATTACGAAGGTATCTATACTCGTGACCAGGCTGAGCGTATCGCCGAATCCGTAGTCAGTGTGGACAGTGATGTGGAATGCTCCATGTCGTTCGAAATCGATCCCCAGCGCCTTGCCGTTATTACCGGTGATGCGAAGGTGTCGGTCACGCTCGAATGTCAGCGTTGCGGGAAACCGTTCCCACTTCATGTTCACACAACATATTGTTTTAGTCCGGTTCGTTCAGACGAACAGGCTGAAGCACTCCCGGAAGCGTATGAGCCGATTGAGGTTAACGAATTCGGTGAAATCGATCTGCTGGCGTTAGTTGAAGATGAAATCATCCTCACTTTGCCTGTAGTTCCGGTGCATGATTCTGAACACTGTGAAGTGTCCGAGGCGGACATGGTCTTTGGGGAACTGCCTGATGAAGCGCAAAAACCAAACCCATTTGCCGTATTAGCCAGCTTAAAGCGTAAGTAA
- the rpmF gene encoding 50S ribosomal protein L32, with the protein MAVQQNKPTRSKRGMRRSHDALTAVTSLSVDKTSGEKHLRHHITADGFYRGRKVITK; encoded by the coding sequence ATGGCCGTACAACAGAATAAACCAACCCGTTCCAAACGTGGCATGCGTCGTTCCCATGACGCACTGACTGCAGTTACCAGCCTGTCTGTAGACAAGACTTCTGGTGAGAAACACCTGCGTCACCACATCACTGCTGACGGTTTCTACCGCGGCCGCAAGGTTATCACTAAGTAA
- the plsX gene encoding phosphate acyltransferase PlsX, protein MTRLTLALDVMGGDFGPSVTVPAALQALNSNSQLTLLLVGNPDAITPLLAKADFEQRSRLQIIPAQSVIASDVRVSQAIRSSRGSSMRIALELVKEGRAQACVSAGNTGALMGLAKLLLKPIEGIERPALVTVLPHQQKGKTVVLDLGANVDCDSVMLAQFAVMGSVLAEEVVGISHPRVALLNIGEEETKGLDSIRDAAERLKHEPSINYIGYLEANELLTGKTDVLVCDGFTGNVTLKTMEGVVRMFLSLLKSQGEGKKRSWWLIILKRWLQKSLARRFSHLNPDQYNGACLLGLRGIVIKSHGAANQRAFTVAIEQAVQAVQRQVPQRIAARLGSVLAKSD, encoded by the coding sequence TTGACACGTCTAACCCTGGCGTTAGATGTCATGGGGGGCGATTTTGGCCCTTCCGTGACAGTGCCTGCAGCATTGCAGGCACTGAACTCTAATTCGCAACTCACTCTTCTTTTAGTCGGCAATCCCGACGCTATCACGCCATTACTCGCAAAAGCTGACTTCGAACAACGTTCACGTCTGCAGATTATTCCTGCCCAGTCAGTTATTGCCAGTGATGTCCGGGTCTCACAGGCGATCCGCAGCAGTCGCGGCAGCTCAATGCGCATCGCGCTGGAGCTGGTTAAAGAGGGACGCGCGCAGGCGTGCGTCAGCGCCGGAAATACCGGCGCGCTGATGGGACTGGCAAAATTACTGCTCAAACCGATTGAGGGTATTGAGCGCCCGGCGCTGGTAACCGTTCTGCCCCATCAGCAAAAGGGCAAAACGGTGGTGCTGGATTTAGGTGCCAACGTCGACTGCGACAGTGTTATGCTGGCGCAGTTTGCCGTCATGGGGTCAGTGCTGGCAGAAGAAGTGGTTGGGATTTCACATCCCCGTGTCGCCTTGCTGAATATTGGCGAGGAGGAGACTAAAGGTCTCGACAGCATCCGTGACGCTGCCGAGCGGCTAAAACACGAGCCATCCATCAACTATATTGGATATCTCGAAGCCAACGAATTATTGACCGGAAAAACGGATGTACTGGTGTGTGACGGGTTTACAGGAAACGTTACATTAAAAACCATGGAAGGGGTGGTGAGAATGTTTCTTTCTCTGCTTAAATCGCAGGGAGAGGGTAAAAAACGGTCATGGTGGCTGATTATATTGAAGCGTTGGTTACAAAAGAGCCTGGCGCGGCGATTCAGTCACCTCAACCCCGACCAGTATAATGGCGCCTGTCTGTTAGGATTGCGCGGCATTGTGATTAAGAGTCACGGTGCGGCCAATCAGCG